A genome region from Camelina sativa cultivar DH55 chromosome 10, Cs, whole genome shotgun sequence includes the following:
- the LOC104719114 gene encoding potassium transporter 5 has translation MDGEEQQIDGEVHNHENKLNEKKKSWGKLYRPDSFTIEAGKTPKNTNHPSLMSWRTTLSLAFQSLGVVYGDIGTSPLYVYASTFTEGIHEKDDVIGVLSLIIYTITLVALLKYVFIVLQANDNGEGGTFALYSLICRYAKTGLIPNQEPEDRDLSNYTLELPTTQLRRAHMIKEKLENSKFAKIILFLVTIMGTSMVIGDGILTPSISVLSAVSGIKSLGQNTVVGVSVAILILLFAFQRFGTDKVGFSFAPIILVWFTFLTGIGLFNLFKHDITVLRALNPLYIIHYFRRTGKKGWISLGGVFLCITGTEAMFADLGHFSVRAVQISFSCVAYPALVTIYCGQAAYLTKHASNVSNTFYDSIPDPIYWPTFVVAVAASIIASQAMISGAFSVISQSLRMGCFPRVQVIHTSAKYEGQIYIPEINYVLMLACIAVTLAFRTTEKIGHAYGIAVVTVMVITTFMVTLIMLVIWKTNIVWIALFLVVFGSIEMLYLSSVMYKFTSGGYLPLAITIVLMAMMAIWQYVHVLKYRYELREKISGETAIQMATNPDVNRVPGIGLFYTELVHGITPLFSHYISNLSSVHSVFVLISIKSLPINRVASSERFFFRYVGPKDSGMFRCVVRYGYKEDIEEPDEFERQFVHYLKEFIHHEYFMSGGGDVDEMDKEEEANVETTLVPLSSSVPSSGRIGSSHSSSSNKIRSARVVQVQSAEGQTELVDRAREKGMVYLMGETEITAEKSSSLFKKFIVNHAYNFLKKNCREGDKALAIPRSKLLKVGMTYEL, from the exons atggatgGTGAGGAACAGCAAATAGATGGTGAAGTTCATAACCACGAGAACAAGTTGAATGAGAAAAAG AAATCATGGGGAAAACTATACCGGCCCGATTCGTTCACCATAGAGGCGGGGAAAACTCCAAAAAATACCAATCATCCCTCATTG aTGAGCTGGAGAACGACGTTGAGTTTGGCATTTCAAAGCCTAGGAGTGGTGTATGGAGACATCGGGACGTCGCCGTTGTATGTGTACGCAAGTACTTTCACTGAAGGCATCCATGAGAAAGATGATGTCATTGGCGTTCTCTCGCTCATCATCTACACTATCACTCTCGTTGCGCTCCTCAAATACGTCTTTATTGTTCTTCAGGCTAACGACAACGGTGAAG GAGGAACATTTGCATTGTACTCGTTGATATGTCGATATGCAAAAACGGGACTAATTCCAAACCAAGAACCAGAAGACAGAGACCTCTCAAACTATACCCTTGAACTCCCAACCACACAGCTAAGAAGAGCCCATATGATCAAAGAGAAGCTCGAGaactcaaaatttgcaaagatCATACTCTTCCTCGTCACTATTATGGGCACTTCCATGGTCATTGGTGATGGAATCCTTACTCCTTCCATCTCAG TACTTTCAGCTGTTAGTGGAATCAAATCGCTAGGCCAAA ACACGGTGGTGGGCGTTTCGGTTGCAATCTTGATACTACTATTCGCATTTCAACGGTTTGGAACTGATAAAGTTGGATTCTCCTTCGCCCCGATCATCCTCGTATGGTTCACATTTCTTACCGGAATCGGTCTCTTTAATCTGTTCAAGCATGACATCACCGTCTTAAGGGCACTTAATCCACTCTATATCATTCACTACTTTAGAAGAACTGGTAAAAAGGGTTGGATTTCACTCGGAGGTGTATTCCTCTGCATTACTG GGACGGAGGCCATGTTTGCTGATCTAGGTCATTTCAGCGTCCGAGCCGTACAG ATTAGTTTCTCATGTGTTGCATATCCAGCGCTAGTAACAATATATTGCGGGCAGGCTGCGTACCTCACTAAACATGCCTCTAACGTTTCAAATACTTTCTACGACTCAATCCCAG ATCCGATATACTGGCCAACATTTGTGGTGGCAGTGGCAGCATCGATCATTGCGAGCCAAGCTATGATATCGGGAGCCTTCTCAGTAATCTCACAGTCTCTACGTATGGGTTGTTTCCCTAGGGTGCAGGTGATTCACACCTCGGCTAAGTACGAGGGACAAATCTACATCCCCGAGATCAACTACGTACTCATGCTTGCATGCATCGCTGTTACCCTCGCCTTCAGAACCACTGAGAAGATTGGCCATGCTTATGGGATCGCTGTTGTAACCGTCATGGTCATCACGACCTTTATGGTGACTCTTATAATGCTGGTTATCTGGAAGACCAACATAGTGTGGATCGCTTTGTTCTTGGTCGTGTTTGGTTCTATAGAGATGTTATACTTATCGTCAGTCATGTACAAGTTTACGAGTGGTGGATATTTACCTCTTGCGATAACTATCGTTTTGATGGCGATGATGGCGATTTGGCAATACGTTCATGTCCTCAAGTACCGGTATGAGCTAAGGGAGAAGATTTCTGGCGAAACCGCTATACAAATGGCTACAAATCCTGATGTAAACCGGGTTCCGGGGATTGGTTTGTTTTACACGGAGCTTGTTCACGGTATAACTCCATTGTTCTCTCACTATATCTCAAATCTTTCCTCAGTCCACTCGGTTTTCGTCTTGATATCGATCAAGTCACTTCCCATAAACCGTGTGGCATCATCAGAACGATTTTTTTTCCGTTATGTTGGGCCAAAGGATTCAGGGATGTTTCGGTGTGTTGTGAGGTATGGTTACAAGGAGGACATTGAAGAGCCTGATGAGTTCGAGCGTCAATTTGTTCATTACTTAAAGGAGTTTATCCATCATGAGTACTTCATGTCCGGAGGAGGAGATGTGGATGAGATGGACAAAGAAGAGGAAGCGAACGTTGAGACTACACTTGTTCCCTTGTCTAGCTCTGTACCTTCATCAGGGAGGATCGGTTCCTCGCATTCATCTTCGTCGAACAAGATTAGGTCGGCAAGAGTGGTGCAGGTGCAATCAGCGGAGGGTCAGACAGAGCTGGTGGACAGAGCGAGAGAGAAAGGAATGGTTTATCTGATGGGAGAGACAGAGATAACGGCTGAGAAaagttcttctttgtttaagaAGTTTATAGTGAACCATGCATAcaatttcttgaagaagaaTTGTCGGGAAGGAGACAAAGCACTTGCCATACCAAGGTCGAAGCTTCTCAAGGTTGGTATGACTTATGAGTTATAA